The genome window GTAGGTCTTCACACGTCCTACCACGTCGTCGGACTTCATGGTCAGGATCTCCTGCAAGGTGTAGGATGCACCATAGGCCTCCAGCGCCCATACCTCCATCTCACCGAAACGCTGACCACCGAACTGTGCTTTACCACCCAGCGGCTGCTGTGTAACCAGAGAGTACGGACCGGTAGAACGCGCATGGATCTTATCGTCTACCAGATGATGCAGTTTCAGGTAATGCATGTGTCCGATCGTTACCGGGCTGTCAAAATACTCGCCGGTACGTCCGTCACGCAGGCGGACCTTACCATCTCTGGAAATCGGCACGCCCTTCCAGAGTTCTCTGTGATCTCTGTTCTCATAGAGGTATTCCATTACCTCCGGGAGAAGTTCTTCTTTATGCTTCGCTTCAAACTCTTCCCATGACAGGTTGACATAGTCATTTGCCAGGTCCAGAGTATCCATGATATCATTCTCGTTCGCACCGTCAAATACCGGCGTTGCAACGTTAAATCCAAGTGCTTTTGCAGCAAGGCTTAAGTGAATCTCAAGTACCTGTCCGATATTCATACGGGAAGGCACGCCCAGCGGGTTCAGCACGATGTCAAGCGGACGTCCGTTCGGCAAGAACGGCATATCCTCTACCGGAAGCACACGGGAAACAACACCCTTGTTACCATGACGGCCGGCCATCTTGTCACCTACGGAGATCTTTCTCTTCTGTGCGATGTAGATACGCACTGCCTGATTCACTCCCGGAGACAGCTCGTCGCCGTTCTCTCTGGTAAATACCTTGGCCTCTACAACGATACCGTATTCTCCATGGGGAACCTTAAGGGAAGTATCTCTTACCTCCCGCGCCTTCTCACCGAAGATCGCACGGAGTAGTCTCTCCTCTGCTGTCAGCTCAGTCTCTCCCTTCGGAGTTACCTTACCTACCAGGATATCTCCGGCACGCACCTCAGCGCCAATACGGATAATACCTCTCTCGTCAAGATCTTTCAGCGCATCGTCTCCCACGCCGGGGATATCGCGGGTGATCTCCTCCGGTCCCAGCTTGGTATCACGGGACTCTGCCTCGTATTCTTCAATGTGTACGGAAGTGTAGACATCTTCCTGTACCAGTCTCTCGCTTAACAGTACCGCATCCTCGTAGTTATAACCCTCCCAGGTCATAAATCCGATCAGCGGGTTCTTGCCCAGAGCCATCTCTCCGTTAGAAGTAGACGGTCCGTCTGCAATGACCTGTCCTTCTTCCACACGCTCGCCCTTTACTACGATCGGTCTCTGATTGTAGCAGTTGCTCTGGTTACTTCTAAGGAACTTGGTCAGTTTATATGATTTTCTTGTCTTATCATCCTGTTTGATCACAATCTCAGAGGAAGTAGAGCGCTCTACCACACCTCCCTGCTCTGCCACGATACATACGCCGGAGTCGACCGCTGATTTCACTTCCATACCGGTTCCTACAACGGGAGCCTCGGTCATCAGAAGCGGTACGGCCTGACGCTGCATGTTCGATCCCATCAGCGCACGGTTCGCGTCGTCGTTCTCCAGAAACGGGATCAGGGCTGTCGCAACGGAGAACACCATCTTCGGAGAAACGTCCATGTAATCGAACATACTTCTCTCATATTCCTGTGTCTCTTCGCGATAACGACCGGATACGTTCTTACGGATAAAATGTCCTTCCGCGTCAAGCGCCTCGTTCGCCTGTGCTACATGGTAATTGTCCTCTTCGTCTGCGGTCATGTAGACTACTTCGTCTGTAACCACCGGATTCTTCGGATCTGTCTTATCTATCTTTCGGTACGGAGCCTCCACGAATCCGTACTCGTTAATTCTCGCGTAACATGCCAGAGAGTTGATAAGACCAATGTTCGGTCCCTCAGGAGTCTCGATCGGGCACATTCTTCCGTAGTGGGAATAATGTACGTCACGAACCTCGAATCCGGCTCTCTCTCTTGACAGACCGCCCGGTCCAAGTGCGGACAGACGTCTCTTGTGAGTAAGCTCGCCAAGCGGGTTGTTCTGGTCCATGAACTGGGACAGCTGAGAGGAACCAAAGAATTCCTTCACTGCCGCTGTTACCGGTTTGATGTTGATCAGAGACTGCGGAGAGATTCCTTCCAGATCCTGGGTCGTCATTCTCTCTCTTACCACTCTCTCCAATCTGGACAGACCGATTCTGTACTGGTTCTGCAGAAGTTCTCCCACGGAACGAATACGACGGTTTCCCAAATGGTCAATATCATCATCATTTCCCATGCCATATTCCAGATGCATGTTATAGTTAATGGAAGCAAAAATATCTTCCTTCGTAATGTGCTTCGGAATCAGTTCATGGATATTTCTGCGGATCGCGTCTTTCATCTCATCGATATCTCCGCCTGTCTCCTCCAAAATAGAAGCCAGTACCGGATAATATACAAGCTCTGTCACGCCCACTTCCTTCGGGTCAATATCCACAACTGCTCTCAAATCTACCATCATGCTTGACAGCACTTTGATATCGCGTTCTCCCTCTTCACGCTCGATCCATACATACGGTACGGCCGCATTCTGAATCGCATCTGCCAGTTCTCTGGTAACAGCTATGCCTTTTTCGGCTACCACTTCACCGGTGATAGCACTTACCACATCATCAGCCAGTACCTGTCCGCAGATACGGTTTCTGAGAAGGAGCTTCTTATTAAATTTGTAACGTCCGACCTTGGCAAGATCATAACGTCTCGGGTCAAAGAACATGCTGGTGATCAGGCTCTCCGCACTATCCACTGCCAGCGGCTCACCCGGACGGATCTTTTTATACAGCTCTAACAGACCTTCCTGATAATTCTCAGCAGTGTCCTTGGAAAAACTTGCAAGAATCTTCGGCTCTTCACCGAACAATTCCAGAATCTCCGCATTGGTTCCCACGCCAAGCGCACGAATCAAAACCGTGATCGGCACCTTCCTTGTTCTATCAACTCTTACATAGAAAACGTCATTGGAGTCTGTCTCGTATTCCAGCCATGCGCCTCGGTTCGGAATAACTGTACAGGAATATAACTCTTTACCAATCTTGTCATGCGTGATCGCATAATAAATACCGGGCGAACGTACCAGCTGACTTACGATAACACGCTCCGCACCATTAATTACGAAAGTGCCTGTCTTGGTCATCAAAGGCAAATCACCCATGAATATCTCATGTTCATTAATCTCATCTGTTTCCTTATTGCGAAGTCTCACACGCACCTTAAGCGGGGCTGCATAAGTTGCATCCCTCTTCTTGCACTCGTCGATTGAGTACTTCACCTCGTCTTCGCACAATTTAAAATCCACGAAATCCAGGCTCAGATTACCGCTGTAATCAGTAATCGGCGAAATGTCATCAAACACTTCATTTAATCCTTTGTCCAGGAACCACTGGTAGGAATCCTTCTGAACTTCGATCAGGTTCGGCATTTGGAGCACTTCTTTTTGTCTGGAATAACTCATGCGCATGCTTTTTCCGGTTGTGATGGGACGAATTCTGTTTTTCTCCATTGACGTTTCACTCCTTATATAATTAATTTTCGGGTTATCTCCGCCTATCATTAGGGCGCACTTATGGCGTAAGTGTCCACAATAGCGCATTTTTTAGTTTATCATAGCCTTTTCGGGGTTGTCAAGGACTTTTTCAAAAAGTTTATGCATTGTTTTCTCAATTAGTTTTAGAAATGTTTTCATAAATTGGATGGAATTGGTATTTTCCTACGAAATAAAAAAGGATGCCAATGCAACACCTGCATGGCATCCCCCTATGGATTCATTATGATAAGCCAAATTACTTAACGTTAACTTCTGCACCCTCAGCTTCAAGTTTAGCCTTGATCTCCTCAGCCTCTGCCTTGGAAACAGCCTCTTTAACTGTCTTCGGAGCCTCGTCAACGAGTGCCTTAGCTTCCTTAAGTCCAAGTCCGGTAATCTCACGAACAACTTTGATTACTTTAACCTTAGAAGCGCCTGCTGCTACTAATTCAACATCGAATTCAGTCTTTTCTTCTTCTGCCGGAGCGTCTGCGCCTGCTGCTGCAACTACAACGCCTGCTGCTGCAGATACACCAAATTCTTCTTCACATGCTTTAACTAATTCATTTAATTCTAATACAGATAATTCTTTGATAGCTTCAATAAATTCTGCTGTTGTTAATTTTGCCATTTTATTTTCCTCCATTTGATTTTTGTTTTAATAAAGTGAACTTCACTTTGACTTTAAAATATTCCGTTTCTGAATTACTCAGCTGCCGGAGCTTCCTCTACAGCCTCTGCTGCCTCAGCCGGAGCGCCGTTCTGTTCTGCGATCTGATTAAGAACGCGGGCCAGGTTGGTGATCGGTGACTGTAAGCTTCCAAGTAATTTGGACAAGAGTTCTTCTCTGGACGGAATCTGTGATAATGCATTCACGCCGTCAGCATCGTAAACTGAGCCTTCAACCACACCAGCTTTTACTTCAAGAGCCTTAGCTGTCTTTGCGAACTTGCAGATGATTCTTGCCGGAGCCGTTGCATCGTCTTTAGAAATAGCGATAGCGTTCGGTCCTTCCAGATATTCGTCAAGCTGTGCAAAATCTGTTCCTTCAAAAGCTCTCTTCATCATTGTGTTTTTGCAGACTTTGTAGATCACACCAGCTTCTCTTAACTGTTTACGAAGTTCTGTATCTTCTGCAACAGTTAATCCGCGGTAGTCAACCAGCACGATTGACTGAGCGTCTGTGATATCATCCACGATTGCCTGTACGATTGGTTGTTTTAATTCAACTTTTGCCACGAATAGTGCACCTCCTTATAGTATTTATGAGCTGCCTGGAATAAAAAAATCCCCTTGTCCAAAAGACAGGGAGACGCATAAATTCATCATATCTCGAATTTGTTCTTCCTCGGTAGGCGTTTTAATCCTTACGCTTTTCAGCACCTACTGTCTCTGGCAGTTACTTGAGTATAGTAGCATATCTATGTTTACATGTCAATATATTTTTTAAAAAATGTGCTTTTTAATATTCTCTGCGTGCGAGCCAGTTACATAGCAGCGACTTCTTTTCTACGAGTCGCACATTGTTACCTCCATACGGCTTTCCTTTACCCATAGAGCAGTTTCACCTTACAAAGTGCATTTTGTCCAAAGAACGTACAGCACCTTCCTCGCCGAGATGAACGTCCACTGGACGTTCACTCAGGTATGCTTGGCAATAAAGCAAAAACTCCCCGCAGAATAATCCACAGGGAGTTCATCAAACATGGCTTTTTAATCTAAGCGATTAAACCAGCTTCATCGGGTTGAGCTTCACGCCCGGTCCCATTGTAGAAGTAAGGGTCACACTCTTTAAGAACTGACCTTTTACTGCTGCCGGTCTTGCTTTATTAATAGCGTCCATAAGCGTCTGGAAGTTGTCCGCTAACTGCTCTTCAGTGAAAGAAGCTTTTCCTAATGGCACGTGGATAATGTTGGTCTTATCCAATCTGTACTCAATCTTACCAGCTTTGATATCGTTGATTGCTTTGGTAACATCCATGGTTACGGTACCAGCCTTCGGGTTCGGCATTAAGCCCTTCGGTCCAAGTACACGTCCCAGACGTCCTACGATACCCATCATGTCCGGTGTAGCAACAACAACATCAAATTCGAACCAGTTCTCATTCTGGATCTTCGGTACCAGTTCAGCTCCGCCTACGTAATCTGCTCCTGCTGCTTTAGCTTCCTCAGCCTTAGCATCCTTAGCAAATACAAGGATACGAACTTTTTTACCGGTTCCGTGCGGCAGTACAACTGCGCCACGGATCTGCTGGTCAGCGTGACGTCCGTCACAGCCTGTTCTGACATGAGCTTCGATTGTTTCGTCAAATTTAGCATTCGCACACTTCTTAACCAGTGCGATTGCTTCTGCTTTATCATAAAGAACGCTTCTGTCCACCTGTTTTGCGTTCTCTACATATTTCTTTCCTCTTTTCATGTTAATACCTCCTAGTGGTAATTACGGGATGTCCCTCCCACGTTTTTGTTTACAGTTCAAGTTGCTTTCTTAAGGAAGTTCTCTTCGCTAACCTCATCCTTCGCCTGCGGCTCGGATTCGCTAATCTCAGAGAACGGCCTCGCACTAGGCTCGAAAATACCTCGCCAAGTTGCTTTCTTAAGGAAGTTCTCTTCGCTAACCTCATCTTTCGCCTGCGGCTCGGATTCGCTAATCTCAGAGAACGGCCTCGCACTAGGCTCGAAAATACCTCGCCAAGTTGCTTTCGGCCTACTCTACAACAGTTACGCCCATGCTTCGGCAGGTTCCTTCGATCATGCTCATGGCTGCCTCTACGGATGCTGCGTTCAGATCCGGCAGTTTAAGCTCTGCGATCTCTTTTACCTGAGCTTTGGTGATCTTTGCAACTTTGGTCTTGTTCGGTACGCCTGAACCGGACTTAAGGCCACATGCCTTCTTGATCAGAACTGCTGCCGGCGGTGTCTTTGTGATGAAGCTGAAGCTTCTGTCACTGTAAACAGTGATAACAACAGGAATGATCAGGTCGCCCTGGTCTGCTGTTCTTGCGTTGAACTGCTTCGTAAATTCAACGATATTTACACCGTGCTGTCCAAGTGCCGGACCAACCGGTGGTGCCGGAGTTGCCTTTCCGGCCGGAATCTGTAATTTGATATAACCTGAAACTTTTTTTGCCATTTTAAAGTACCTCCTTGTGGTATTTGCGGGGATTTCCCTCCCACGTGTTCTTTGCCTTGCATAAAGCTACATTTTTTTGACTTCTGCGAAACTGATTTCTACCGGCGTTTCGCGGCCGAACAGTTCAACATTGATCGTCAGGCTCTGCTTCTGTGGATTAATAGACTGGACAACACCGACTGTGCCTTCCCAGGCTCCGGCAGTAACCGTTACGGTATCGCCTTCCTCATAAGCAACGACTATATTCTCTTTGTGGATACCAAGCGGTTCCATCTCAGCTTCCGTAAGCGGAACAGGTTTGGACCCGGGACCTACGAAGCCTGTCACGCCTCTGGTATTGCGGACAACGTACCAGGTATCGTCATTCATGATCATATGAATCAGAACATAGCCCGGGAACAGCTTCTTCTGCGCAGCCTTCTGCACCCCGTTCTTCAGTTCCACGACTTCCTGCATCGGTACGCGCACCTCAAGAATCTCTTCTTCCAGATGGCGGTTCTCGATCGTCTTGTCAATGTTTGCCTTTACTTTGTTCTCATACCCGGAATAGGTATGAACCACATACCATTTTGCTTCTGCCATAAAATCACCTTTCCTGCGTCATCATTTATCAGTATCTTATCTAACCAATAAATCAATTCCGAATTTCACAAGGATATCAGCGATCGTGATGATAGCCCCTAAAATAACGGAAACGGATACGACTGCCGCCGTCTGCTTGGCAAGTGTGGTTTTGTCTGGCCAGATTATCTTCTTAAACTCTGCTTTCAGTCCTTTGAAAAAAGGCGTCTTGCTCGTTTCTTTAGAATCTCCCATAACATTCACTTCCCTTCAGCGACTATTTCGTCTCTTTGTGCACTGTGTGTGATTTGCAGAATCTACAATACTTCTTCGTCTCCATACGCTCAGGATGAGATTTCTTATCCTTCGTCATGTTGTAGTTACGATGTTTGCATTCTGTACATTCCAGAGTAATTCTTGTACGCACAACTTCCACCTCGCTTTTATGTTCTTATTTTCAGTTACACGACAGCTTGCGAGGCTGTCACCAGAGTTCTGTATAGGAACTCCAGGGTGTTAAAAATAGGCATAAAAAAAAGACCTATACTTCCATTCGCTAGGATAGAATACCATACCTGGCCGCTAAAGTCAAGGTCTTTCTTTCAGCTTGTCTCTTTTCTTTTCCTACTATTTTATAAAAGCTATTTTATAAAAGCACGCGTCTCTGTGATTATTTTATCTGCAAACGCATCACCGCAAACGCGACTCCTGCCGTCACTACCTCAGTGATCCAGAACGCATTCCAGGCCCCCACAGGTCCCCAGATTCTGCTTAACGCAAACGCCACCGGGATAATGACCACAATATACCGTGACAGTGAAATTGCCAGAGACGGCGCCCCTTTTCCGAGCCCTTCAAGCGCACCGGAAGCGGTCACGGAAACCGCAGAAATAATAAATCCGGCGCTGATGATCCGCAGTGCCGTCTGTCCCGCCAGAATCGTCTCCTGATTCTCCGTGAACAGACCGATCAGCTGCCCCGGAATCGCAAGACAGATCACCGTTCCCACCGCCATGATCGCACCGCACAGCCCAATCGTCATATAATAGATCTGTTTTACCCTCTTTTTCTCTCCCGCGCCGTAATTGTAACCGATCACCGGGCGCATGCCCTGGATAATCCCGCTTGCCGGCAGATAGAGGAATGTCTGCAGCTTATAGTAAATCCCCAGGATCACTACATAAATCTGCGAATATTCAGAAAGGATCGCATTAAAAGCCGAGATCAATACGGACGGAAGCGCCAGATTCAAAATCGCCGGTACCCCGATCGCATAGAGCTTCCTGTCAATCCCCCCGTTTCGCACGAAATATTTTTTCCTGATCCGCACGCGAATCGGACGCGCCGTATAGACGACCAGGTGAACAGCGGTCGACACCACCTGACCGATTCCGGTAGCAAGCGCCGCCCCGCTGATTCCCATAGCCGGGAATGGACCGAGCCCAAAAATCATGATCGGATCCAAAATAATATTTGTAATACACCCTGCCAGCATACTCACCATACCGACCTTCATCTTTCCTACTGCCTGAAAGACCTTCTCAAAATACAGACATAATGCAAGTACCGGAGAAAATGCAAAGACGATTCTTGAATATTTCATTCCAAGATCCACCACCTGCTCCGCCGATGTAAATCTTCCGAGAAATGCAGGCATCACCGCAATAGAACCTATCATCATCACGATTCCGTGTGTCAGAGACAGCACCAGCCCGTGTACTGCCGTGATATTTGCCTTCTCCTCATCATCCGCCCCCAGATAAAATGCGATCACTGCGTTGATTCCTATTCCAAAACCGATCGCCACCGCACTCACAAAATTCTGGACCGGGAAGACCAAAGAAAGCGCAGTCATCGCGTCCTCGCTGATCTTCGCCACGAAAAAGCTGTCGACAATATTGTATAAAGAATTCACGAGCATCGATATTACCATCGGAAGCGCCATGGACGTAATGAGCGGTAAGATCGGCTTCTCTTTCATAAACGTTTCATTCATGCTTCATTCCTCCTTATTTCCATGATAAATACTGTCTGGCCTCCATCCCTATATGCCGGCAGCTAAAAAACGGCCACCGGTCGTTTTTGCCGTATGCCTGACAGCAAAAAACCACACAATTACAAAAAGTAATTGTGTGGCGAAAAATGGATAGACCAGAAAAATCCACATTTGTTTTTATACTCCTGATGCTAACATCAAACAGCCTGCTTGTCAAGTTCCCTTTCCCAGGAAACTCCAACGCACCCGCTACAAATTCAGGAATTGCAGCAGCATCTCAACCTTAAGCCTGGCAATCCGATCCTCTAACGGCAGATCAAGGATCTCCCTTAATCTGCTGATTCTTTTTCGGATCGTGTTGATATGAACATACATTTTCTCCGCCGTGACGCTGTAATTCATATTATTTTCCAAATACACCTTCAGCGTCTTCAAAAGCTCTCTGTTCTTCTCGTCCTGCATTAGCAGACGGTACTGGCTCAGCATAACTTCCAGTTCCTCCTCCTGGATGTCGAACCACGCATAAGGTCCCAGCATCTCATAATCCCAGATCCGATTCTGCGGAAACAACTGTCGTCCCATCTTCAGCACCTTCTGGCACCTCTGCACACTCTTTTTCAGGGACAGCAGATTGCTCTCCTCACGGTAAATAGCAAACTCCAGCTCCATACCGCCGCATTTTTCTTTTATCTTCTGCCTGAACTCTTCCAGAAGACCGCTTAAATATTCCAGACTGCAAGTAGATTTTTCCTGAATATCCCAAAGGATCAGGCCGTTACTTTCGTCAAGAAATGCCATCTTCCCGTATTTGGAAACGCCGCTGTCCTGAAACGCCCGCACAAAATTCTTCCGCTCATCCCGGGCGTTTACCGTCTCATCCCCGGTCTGGGAAAACAACATGCAGATATACTTTTTAGACATGGATATCCCATGCTGGCTCGCCTGATAAATCAGCCTTTCTTTGTCTTCCTCATCATAATTCAGTGCGAACAATATAAAGTTCTCAAACCCGATATTCCCAACGCTTTGCGCGACCATAATCTGTTCATATACGGATTGCAGCTCCAGAAAGGCAATCCGTATAGAATACTCGTCACAATAATCCAGAAACTCCTTCGACTCCATTACCACAAAAAACGCCTGCGTCACATCGTTCATGATAATCGGAATCAGCACCCAGCTGATTCTGGGACCATCGGGATTCTTCGGATCGATCAGCCGATACCGGATCATATGCATATGCTCGCACAAGGTATGCCTGGTATACTCCATAGAAGGCTTCCAGTAATCCTCGTCTCTCAGATGAAAGGACTCCGAAATCCTCCTGAAATTAGCCGAACTATAGTAGGAGCTTTCCTCATTTACATCGTACAGAAACGCCGGGAAACTCATCTCCGCTTCCACCGCCTGCAGGATCTTTTTGATCTTTCTTTCCTTAAAACTCAGATTCGTAAGCTGAAACACACTGTCATTCTGAATACGAAACCGCTTAAATGCCTGGTTCATCACAGCCACATTTACCTGATTGATGACTTCCATAAACGCGATCTCAAAGGGCATACTGATCAGCGGCACATCGTACTTATCAAAGAGCGCAATGACGTGCTCCGGAATCGTATCGATATAACGCCCTCTTTTTATCATCAGCCCGGCCGATAACTGTGCCGTTCCCTCCAGGAAATTCTGCTCCAGACAGTGCGGTTCCTTTGACAGGGCATACCCCGAAGTTATGATCAGTTCCTTCCCTTTCGTCCACCTGAGCGCGTCGGGTGCGTCCATGACCGCAACTCCCTGCACCTCCTTGGATATTCCCTTTCTTCCCGCCACAATATAAAAATCCTTAAAAAATTCCTGCGCCAATAGTTGATACAATGCTATTCCCATCTTCATTCCATCCTTTGTAATGAAAACAAGTGTAACATCCCCCCTGACTTCCTGTCAAGAAATTGATATTACACTCATTTTTCTCATCTTCCTATGCCTCATACATTGGTGCGTAGTGATCCTTCTTTTCCTCAAATTCCTTCAATATCGCTTCTCTTTCTTCCGGTTTGTTATAAAGATCATATGCAATTCCCGCAATCACCTGTGCCGCGCTAAGTGCGCCTTTTTCACCCAACGCGCTGCCCGCTGCAGCAGTCGCCTGCCAGGTATGCGGCGCTACCCCTGCCGGCCAGCAGGAAGTAGAGATCACGCACATCGGCATCAAGTGGCTGATATCTCCACTGTCCGAAGACGCGGTCAAAGGATTCACCTGATACAGATTTCTTGAACTTAATTTCCACGCCATTGGTTTTCCTTCCGTCTCGTAAAGCTTCTGGGCCTTATCGGCGTCCATCTTAGGCACCGTGTCGACCAGTCTCTGGGCAAAGGCCATCTCTTCTTCATCAAAGACAGGCAGCTCGGCTTCCTTCATATTCTGATACGCAAGATCCCCGTAAGCATGATTTTCCTGCATCTCGCAGCAGCCATAATCCACTTTCATCTCAACCGTCGTCTCGGTCATGAGTGCAGCGCCTTGGGCCACCTTGCCTACTCGTTCCAGGATTTCCTTTACGTCCGTCATGTAAGGCGCCCGCACATAATACCAGGAGCCCGCTCTTGGCGGTACGATATTGGGCGCAAACCCGCCGCTGTCCGTGGTATAATGAATTCTCGCTTTCGAGGTCACATGCTC of Roseburia hominis contains these proteins:
- a CDS encoding amidohydrolase, giving the protein MGKKELHNEVKKMESLLQSTCRTIWERPEVGGTEKESADYFRKLLGDEGFRIVNEEHLEHAFYAEYGSGKPMIAIMGEYDALPGLSQKVTDAKEPIVEGGPGHGCGHNLLGSAAAIGAIAVKRYLEAEKVSGTVRFYGCPEEELLCGKVKMAYYHMFDGCDFAISWHPMSANMVYDSGYLASASAHFEFKGRSSHAAFAPELGRSALDAVELMNVGVNYLREHVTSKARIHYTTDSGGFAPNIVPPRAGSWYYVRAPYMTDVKEILERVGKVAQGAALMTETTVEMKVDYGCCEMQENHAYGDLAYQNMKEAELPVFDEEEMAFAQRLVDTVPKMDADKAQKLYETEGKPMAWKLSSRNLYQVNPLTASSDSGDISHLMPMCVISTSCWPAGVAPHTWQATAAAGSALGEKGALSAAQVIAGIAYDLYNKPEEREAILKEFEEKKDHYAPMYEA